A stretch of DNA from Telopea speciosissima isolate NSW1024214 ecotype Mountain lineage chromosome 5, Tspe_v1, whole genome shotgun sequence:
AGATTGTAGACGCCTCCTATGGTGCAAGCCAAGTTCTTGCTAATCAACCTCCAAGATGAAATAGTCCCGTAGGCCCCTTGAGTAGACGTTGCACTCTCTTACTGGGCAAATTAGagaaatacaagagaaaaaaatgaagtGAGATGTCTCTAAATTGTTAGAGAAAAAGGCACACCCTCCTCTCTATATATAGCAGAGAAGAGGTACCGCCAATGGATGTCTCCAAAAGACATGCACCTTGTAAAATATTCCTAAGGTCCATTGTTGCATTAACGTGGAGATACAACTGCATGGCTGCAATGTGCAGCTTCATAATACAACGTGCTTGTAGGTTTTGCAATCTAAAGAAGGgttgtacccagtgcacaaggctcccatgTTTCACAGGGTCTAGGAGAGGTAGATGGTAGGTTTTGCAATCTCATTCATGCAATTGGTTTCTTTTCATGAAATTTACACAATTGGTTGTTGCGGAAAATAATGCCTTTTAATCCTCTTTTTTGTTGTCTTTTTAATCCACAAATGCAGATTCTCCGGGGAATGCAGCACTTGATCGGATCTAGCAAGAAAAGAGTGAGATACTTTACCTACGCAGGTAGGGTCGATCTTCTCTGTCCTCATTTGAAAAATCTCAAATTGTTTTTTTCGGTAATAGAAAATCTCAACATTttcaaaaacttaaaaataggTGAGTACCGGTAAACCGCACGTCGCtagtatttttatctgctctatttcctgcccgctccattccctcaagttcctctaatagaggggggtggaccccacccggacagtgtgttcggacaggggtaggatggtcatttttgccccctctattagaggaacttggggaaatggacttGCCCAGGAAATAGAGATTTCTGGAGCTAGTGGTTGTGCCGAATGAAGAGCATGGGATGGtagggtaggatggtcatttccatAGGGACGGGAGAGATACTCTGGCTGGGCACAGTGCCGGTGTACATGCCCAACCTTTACCCTACACCATTTGGGATGTTTATCTGGTGTTTAGGAATTTTTGAGAATGGAGAAGTATTtgattcatatttttatttatatgcttattatggattgatatttGATTATTTGTATGCTTAAGAATAGATATTTGGTTATTATATGCTTAGAAATAAATACTTGATTAATAATGGGTTTAGTCAGCACGATTATGTTCCTGGCCATAAAGAACTGGAACCAAATAGACCCGTCTCAATTACCAAGAGCAATCTCTATTACATCTTTTCCTTACTCCCTATGTGGAATTGAATTTggaggattgagctcctctctagggagtcTAGCGCtcagggagtgcccagggggcatccagctgTTGGGTTATACCGCACACATCCCAATGGCTGACTAGGTGCGCGCcaggatgtgtgcggcacagcccagccCTTGGATGCCCCTCCAACACTGAATTCCCTagagaggagtcggatccgaATGAGGATATTGGTTCCTTCTGTTTTCTGCTTTCATTCTATTTTTACATCATATCTTCTTTCGTTTTATTCTTCAATTCCTATTGACAAGGTACGAAAGGGTGTCAATTTTTGGATTGAAACCGGAATCGGATCAAAACCGACCTATTAGAAACTAGAACTGATAGACCAATTAGGAACCGATACAAATCCACATCCACATCCTATTATATTGGTACATCTTGTTCCATATACTATTTTACTTAATACAAGAGGTAATATGGACTActtttgtgagagagagaacactTTAAATTGCATTAaaatggggagagagagagagaacactaATTTAGTCTCACTTGGAGAAGTATTTCCTTGCTCGAACATGCTTTCCATTTATCAATAACTTCACTTTTCCGTCATTTTCCATACCTTGAAGGATAACTGCCATGGTTGCAATTGATCTAAAAACCACACGAGCAAATAGGGCTTGTCCATAAGCTGACACTTCCTGCATATAAATGCACTCTACACATTCTCCATATTTCCTGCACCCCCacaaacccaaaataaagaCTTTAATGTTGTTAGTTTTGGTATCATAGAAGAAACAAACTTACCAATCCGACTCCTCTAATTCCGCCTGCGCGGTACTTGCGCCTTCACACATAAGCGCGGCGAAAAGTACCGCCTTACCTCTGttcgggcaaggcactcgggcagAGATAAGACGGTACATTCCACTTTACTTGTGTGTAGCTAGGACGCACACGACAGTAGgggcaggcagaagtagaggagtccGATTACAAACCAaggagagcgagagagagagagagagacacgaaCATATTGAAGAAGTTCCGGAGTTCACTTTCTGAAACAGGGTATCCCCTAGAGAAGGTTACAAATATGGTCCTCTCATCTGATGAGGCGCTTAATGAGGCCATACCCTTCTTAGGATGACAAGAACTAGACCATGGAAGGAAGGCAGAACTTGGGCCACCCATCTTAAAACTGGACCCAATGGGCCTAACCCTAGAAGCATGAGAACCCATTACTTTAGACCGGTTATTAACAGCTTTCTCCACAATATCAGTAAATGCTAGTCCAATCTCTGAGACAAACTGAGAAATTCTACCAACTGCAGAGACCCTATTCTTACGAATGAATGAAAGagaaatttctctcttcataaGTCTCTTAGTGGAAGGGATCTCATTACCTGCCGGAGACCTATCTTTGTCGATACAATTCAAGCATAGGACAGCTTCCCTTGCCACCAATTCGACAATGGCGTCGGAGGATGAGAGAAGTGGAAGGATGATATTAGGAAAACCCATCTCTTCTAGCCATAACCAAAGGCCAATGATCCTCATAGACTCTGCAATGTTACGGCCAAAGTTGATAACTAGAATAGTGAATATATCTCTATCAATGGAGTGGAACCATTTGAGTTCTTCAACAGTGACAGAAGTAGCCATTGGTTAGAGAATGAGATGGGCTGTGAGGGATGGGCTTTGAGAATTGGATGAGTATCCGATGGGTTGGGTTTAGACATTGCCAATCTGGGTTGACTGGTCTTTAATTTATAGAGATTTTGGGGTTGTGAGTcaaaagatgccttttggatgGAGGCTTTTCGGGCTGAGGCACCTTCTGGTAAGGGGTGCATGCAGAGTAATGGTTGTTTTAATTGCCTCTTGCGGGCAGATTCGTGAGAAGCAGAGAAAAAAAGAACCAACGGTTCtgatctaagggtgtcaatttaaaaCCGGAATTGAAAACCGAAACGAATCAAATTTGGTTTCAACCGGTTTTGAAATGTAAGAACCGAGTTCTGTTCGGTTCTGGTTTCAGCATAGGAACTCAATTTTGATACTATTttattatagtatattaatacactataatactaatatattataatatatattactaatattaGTATTAGATCTTATATACgactatattatatataatattgtAGTATATGACCGAGAATAGGAACTAGAAGT
This window harbors:
- the LOC122663101 gene encoding uncharacterized protein LOC122663101, with the translated sequence MATSVTVEELKWFHSIDRDIFTILVINFGRNIAESMRIIGLWLWLEEMGFPNIILPLLSSSDAIVELVAREAVLCLNCIDKDRSPAGNEIPSTKRLMKREISLSFIRKNRVSAVGRISQFVSEIGLAFTDIVEKAVNNRSKVMGSHASRVRPIGSSFKMGGPSSAFLPWSSSCHPKKGMASLSASSDERTIFVTFSRGYPVSESELRNFFNMKYGECVECIYMQEVSAYGQALFARVVFRSIATMAVILQGMENDGKVKLLINGKHVRARKYFSK